The Neoarius graeffei isolate fNeoGra1 chromosome 7, fNeoGra1.pri, whole genome shotgun sequence genome includes a region encoding these proteins:
- the gphb5 gene encoding glycoprotein hormone beta-5, giving the protein MAFKRFQTSWLSATSLSCGLVFVLLCFSHLSHESAVDLQRFIGCAVREFTFVVQKPGCGKLKITTDACWGRCETWEKPILDPPFIQSRQQVCTYNQTQFITVQLPNCSAGVDPYYTYPVALRCECGVCVTSTTECITSI; this is encoded by the exons ATGGCCTTCAAAAGATTTCAAACTTCATG GCTCTCTGCCACGTCCCTAAGCTGTGgcctggtgtttgttctgttgtgTTTTTCTCACTTGAGTCATGAGTCTGCAGTGGATCTCCAGCGTTTTATCGGCTGTGCTGTCAGAGAATTCACATTCGTGGTCCAGAAGCCAGGATGTGGGAAACTGAAGATCACCACCGATGCCTGCTGGGGGCGCTGTGAGACTTGGGAG AAACCAATCCTGGACCCGCCCTTCATCCAGTCCCGTCAGCAAGTGTGCACTTACAACCAGACGCAATTCATCACCGTCCAGCTGCCCAACTGTTCAGCCGGCGTGGATCCGTACTACACCTACCCCGTGGCCCTGAggtgtgagtgtggagtgtgtgtgaccAGCACCACCGAGTGCATCACCTCCATCTGA